The following DNA comes from Winogradskyella sp. PG-2.
TGAAAATAAATCTGTTTTAGACATTATGAGTGGAAAAGGAGAAAACCTTAAATACATTGATCAACAAAATAACACCTCTATTACAACTGTAGATTTTGCAACTCAAATGAATAAAGCTGCTCTGTTAAATTATAAGACTAAAACAATTCATCAAATTGAGAGTGATTTTTTTGAGATTAATCATAAACCAGAATCCTACGATATTATATTATGTTCATTTGGAATTAAAACTATTAAATCAGAACAACTTAGTGTATTTGTAGAGAAGATAAATCATTTACTTAAACCTAATGGGGAAGTGCTTTTACTAGAGCTCGTAAAGCCAAAGAATTATTTGAATTTAAAATTTATTAAATTTTATTTAGATGTATTTGTGTCTAATATGTTCGGTAAACAGTT
Coding sequences within:
- a CDS encoding class I SAM-dependent methyltransferase, with protein sequence MTTSSNLIEYFDGLSKTYITNEYASLFVTNYMRRKLIKKVESFENKSVLDIMSGKGENLKYIDQQNNTSITTVDFATQMNKAALLNYKTKTIHQIESDFFEINHKPESYDIILCSFGIKTIKSEQLSVFVEKINHLLKPNGEVLLLELVKPKNYLNLKFIKFYLDVFVSNMFGKQFKALFPYINNHKNMNRLKSNLINTKISVIEHQRVFDLFEIIHAKKL